ACCAGCAGTTTATTCTCCCGCTTGTCGCCGAAGCGCGGGCGCTACACATCGCGCCTGCGGACATCGCCAAAATGATTGAGAGAGGATATGACCATGAGCAACATGATTGAAGTCAAACAGGTCACCAAATATTTTAAGAACGTCGCGGCGCTGCAGGATGTCTCGCTTACGATCGGGGAAAACAAGATCTACGGCCTGCTGGGGCGCAACGGCGCGGGCAAGTCCACGCTGCTGAACCTGATCACCAACCGGCTGTTTGCCGATGCGGGCAGCATCACCATCGACGGGATGCCCAACCAGGAGCGCGACGCCGCGCTCTCACAGGTATACATGATGAGCGAATGCACCATGTACCCCGAGCAGATGCGCGTACGCGAGGCGCTGCGCATAAGCGCGATGTTCTACCCCGCCTTTGACCAAGGCTACGCGTCGCAGCTTGCCGCGGCCTTTGGGCTGGATACGAGCAAGCGCGTGCGCGCCCTCTCCACGGGCTACGCCTCCATCTTCAAGATCGTCATCGCGCTTGCCTGCGGCGCGCCCTACCTGCTGCTCGACGAACCGGTGCTGGGCCTGGACGCCAACCATCGCGAGCTGTTCTACCGCATGCTGCTGGAGCGTTACAGCACGCATCCCTGTACGATCGTCATCTCCACCCACCTGATTGAGGAGGTGGCCTCGGTGATTGAGCAGGTGGTCATCATCAAAGGTGGCCGCATCATCATCGATGAGCCGGTGGAGTCGCTGCTGCAGAAGGGCTACACCGTATCGGGCAGCGCCGCCGCCGTGGACGACTATATCCGCGGGCGCGACGTGCTGGGCCAGGACAGCCTGGGCGGGCTGAAGACCGCCTACCTGATGGGCAAGCCGCAGGACGTCCTGCCCCAGGGGCTGGCGCTTACGCCGCTGGATTTGCAGCGGCTGTTCATCCAGCTGACCAATGTGTAAGGGGGAATGACAAAATGACACTTCGCGCATCCTATCAATACCGCCTGCGGGACAGCCGCACGAGCGTGCTCGTCTTCTACATCGTGATGGTCGCGCTGTGGGCGCTCACCTTTATCACCAGCGCGCTTTCCTTGAAAAACGGCATCCATGCAAACGGCATGGAGATTGCCTCCGCCATCTTCCTGTTTGTGCTGGGGCTCAACAGCCACAAGGAGTCCTTCAACCTGCTGCTGCAAAACGGAGTATCGCGCAAGACCCAGTTTGTAAGCTTTTGCATGAGCATTGCCACCCTGGCTGCGGTTATGGCGCTGATCGACACGCTCATCGGCCAGCTGGTCATCCATTTTCTTCCTGGCAGCACCACGCTGTTTATGCAGACGTACGCGCTCCACTATGCGGGCGGCGCCACGTTGGGTGCGGCGCTGGACGCCTTTATCTGGGCGTTCTTCCTCTACGGGGCGTTCGGCATGCTGGGCTACGTGATTACATCGCTCTACTACCGCATGAGCGCCGCGGTCAAAACCCTCGTCTCGGTGGGCGTGCCGGTACTGCTCTTTATCGTGCTGCCCATCGCGGACGTCAATTTGACGGGCGGGCAGATCTTTGCGTGGATCGCGCGCAGCATCATGTTCTGTTTGGGCATCACCAACATGAACCCCTACATCTGCGTGCTCTTCAGCCTGATCGCCTTTGCGGTGCTGGGCGGGGTTGCCTTTTTGCTCAACCGCCGCGCCGTCATCAAGGCGCGCTGACAATCGCGTCCCCCCGCCCCCTTTCTATAAAAAGGCAGGCGGTGTCCACAAGCAAATAAGCCCAACGCCAGGCGGCGCTGCGGCGGC
Above is a window of Maliibacterium massiliense DNA encoding:
- a CDS encoding ABC transporter ATP-binding protein, which translates into the protein MSNMIEVKQVTKYFKNVAALQDVSLTIGENKIYGLLGRNGAGKSTLLNLITNRLFADAGSITIDGMPNQERDAALSQVYMMSECTMYPEQMRVREALRISAMFYPAFDQGYASQLAAAFGLDTSKRVRALSTGYASIFKIVIALACGAPYLLLDEPVLGLDANHRELFYRMLLERYSTHPCTIVISTHLIEEVASVIEQVVIIKGGRIIIDEPVESLLQKGYTVSGSAAAVDDYIRGRDVLGQDSLGGLKTAYLMGKPQDVLPQGLALTPLDLQRLFIQLTNV